The Neisseria animaloris genome segment CGGTTTTCCGCTTATATCGATGAAGTGCGGGAAGCAATCCGCAGACATCAGGCGGAAAATGTGATTTTGGTGGGCGCGGAAACACATATATGTATGCTGCAAACCGTGTTGGACTTGCGTTCAGACGGCCTCAACGTCTATGTGCCGTTCGAATGTACCACTTCACGCAATCCGACCAATAAGGAAAATGCTTTGCTCCTGATGCGTGAAGCAGGTGCGGTGGTGTCGAATGTGGAAAGCGTGCTGTTCCAAATGCTGGGAGATGCCAAACATGAAGCGTTTAAAACGATTTCCAAGCTGATTCAATAGGCTGCTTAAATGAGGCAATAGACAAGGCCGTCTGAAAAAGCGTTTTCAGACGGCCTGCCGTTTCTCTAGTCTCTCTTTTATAAAACTTGGCTTAATCTTCCTTGCGGCGCACCAGCAATACCGGCACATTGGACTTGCGGATAACGCCTTCGGCAACCGAACCTAACAGAAGGTGCATCAAACCGGAAAAACCGTGTGTTCCCATTACAATCAGGTCGCATTTTTCCTCTGTCGCCTGCTCTACCAGCAAATCGGCAATTCTGTCGCCTGCGCTTTCCAGAATCAGCGTTTCGTGTTTTACGCCCACTTTCTTTAATTCTTCGGATGCACGTTTCAGTACTTTCACACCGGTGTTTTCAACTGCTTTACGCAAAGCTGCGGCATCGGTAAAACCGGGAGCACCCCAATCAAATTGCCCCAAGTCCACAACATGTACCACCACCACAGTAGCATCCATCGCCTGAGCCAGACTACACGCTTCTTTCAGTGCCTGCAGCGAAGTTTGGCTGTCGTCAACAGGAACCATAATGCGCTGATATTGATACATAAAGTACCTCCTTTGTTGTGTGGTAAACAGTTTTCCGCTTTTCAAACGGCCTGCATGGGCCGCCGCACTTGGGAAGGAAATAGTCAAGGGTCTGTATTATATGACCACCGCCGTCGGTATAAGTTGCGGCAGTATAGGATTAAATTGTTTTAAATCAAAGTTTGAAGCCGTCTGAAATCATGATTTTTCAGACGGCTTCCGTTTATTGCTTTATCCACCCCGAACTCAGCACCCACTCAACCGCACCGTAAGCACCTTTCGGACGGCGGTCGGGAAGGCCCAACGTATCACGGTACACCACGCGGTAGCGGTCGGAATACCAATTCGGCACAATAATATATTGGTGGCGTATCACCCGATCGAGTGCGCGGGCGGACGCGACCAGTTCGCTGCGGCTGGAAAAACTTTCAAAACGTTTGAGCAGCACTTCCACAGCAGGATCGCACACCCCCGCCCAATTGCGGGTGCCGTCAGTTTTGGCGGAGGTGCAACTGAAATAGCCGAACTGCTCGTTACCCGGGCTTTCGCTGTTGGCATACACCACCACCGTCATATCGAAATCGAAGTTGTTCACACGCTTCTGATACACGGCAAGATCGGCAAGGCGCACATTCATTTTTACGCCGATTTTGGCCAGATCACTCTGCCATTTCGCCACTACCCGTTCATAGGTTTTACTCGGACTGAGAAACTCCAGCACCAGCGGTTTGCCCTGTCCGTCCACCAACGCTCCGTTGCGGTAACGGTAGCCCGCCTGTTCGAGTAACGCACGGGCTTTAAGCAGATTGAGCCTGACACCGAGCACCGGATCGGTTTTCGGAGGCTCGGGCACATTCTGTGTGAATACGGCGGCCGGCAGTTTGGAGCGTACGGTATTTAAGACGGCCAGTTCCTCTCCCTCGGGTTTGCCCGAAGCCGCCATTTCACTGTTGGTAAAAAAGCTGTTGCTCCGGCGATAGGCTCCGTAAAACAGGCGCGTATTGGTGCTTTCAAAATCAAAACTGAGCACTATTGCCTGCCGCACGCGGATATCGTCGAACGGCTTGCGGCGCATGTTCATCACAAAACCCTGCATCCCGGCGGTACTCTTCTGCGCCCATTCG includes the following:
- a CDS encoding isochorismatase family protein — encoded protein: MKHLSPQNTICIVVDIQERLTPSLYAAEAMIERSRVLLQGLQALGVPLVVTEQYPKGLGPTVQAVQLLLKDVPVFEKTRFSAYIDEVREAIRRHQAENVILVGAETHICMLQTVLDLRSDGLNVYVPFECTTSRNPTNKENALLLMREAGAVVSNVESVLFQMLGDAKHEAFKTISKLIQ
- a CDS encoding universal stress protein, which gives rise to MYQYQRIMVPVDDSQTSLQALKEACSLAQAMDATVVVVHVVDLGQFDWGAPGFTDAAALRKAVENTGVKVLKRASEELKKVGVKHETLILESAGDRIADLLVEQATEEKCDLIVMGTHGFSGLMHLLLGSVAEGVIRKSNVPVLLVRRKED
- a CDS encoding extracellular solute-binding protein, which encodes MKLFSIWLLFFSTATYAAHGLGLGQPVAYPADFKAFEYVNPNAPKGGTFSLPIAGGFDTLNPFTLKGDHEAGVAALTLDTLTVKGLDEPFSIYGLLAQDIVLASDGLSVTFKLNPKARFHNGDPVLAKDVAASFDILTKDPAAVPLYKFYWADVARVETPDARTAVFRFKKRNAELHMILGRLPVFSHKSYPHGLAAAANKLPIGSGPYRFHKADGGRLSEFKRDKEYWAQNLPVRKGTYNFDRVRFKYYKDDSVRIEGIKGGHYDFMQENVARNWARAYPEHMLEKRSLHKHEWAQKSTAGMQGFVMNMRRKPFDDIRVRQAIVLSFDFESTNTRLFYGAYRRSNSFFTNSEMAASGKPEGEELAVLNTVRSKLPAAVFTQNVPEPPKTDPVLGVRLNLLKARALLEQAGYRYRNGALVDGQGKPLVLEFLSPSKTYERVVAKWQSDLAKIGVKMNVRLADLAVYQKRVNNFDFDMTVVVYANSESPGNEQFGYFSCTSAKTDGTRNWAGVCDPAVEVLLKRFESFSSRSELVASARALDRVIRHQYIIVPNWYSDRYRVVYRDTLGLPDRRPKGAYGAVEWVLSSGWIKQ